A genomic region of Kribbella sp. NBC_00382 contains the following coding sequences:
- a CDS encoding carbohydrate ABC transporter permease: MRYHRWFTPWVLVIPALAWLLVFNLWPSINTVILSFTNAKPIGGGTFVGLKNFEALLHDEQLRWALLNSVIYMVVCLPFLTILPLLLAVLVEKKLPGITFFRTAFYTPVVASAVVVALIWQWILDDRGLVNGLAEKLGVISGPLPFLSDQWLLLLSAISLTIWKGLGYYMIIYLAALGNVGRELHEAAAVDGASAFRRFLNVTIPGVRGTMVLISILISVSALRVFSELFILSGGKGGPGGRDNSVVMLIQQYSQGFEGNLGYASALSIVLFFVTVVPMLVLARMNRKAADA, translated from the coding sequence ATGCGCTACCACCGCTGGTTCACGCCGTGGGTGCTGGTGATCCCGGCACTCGCCTGGTTGCTGGTGTTCAACCTCTGGCCGTCGATCAACACCGTCATCTTGTCGTTCACCAACGCCAAGCCGATCGGCGGCGGCACCTTCGTCGGGCTGAAGAACTTCGAGGCCCTGCTGCACGACGAGCAGTTGCGCTGGGCGCTGCTGAACAGCGTCATCTACATGGTGGTCTGCCTGCCGTTCCTGACCATCCTGCCGCTGCTGCTCGCCGTGCTGGTGGAGAAGAAGCTGCCCGGGATCACCTTCTTCCGGACCGCCTTCTACACCCCGGTGGTCGCCTCCGCGGTGGTGGTGGCGCTGATCTGGCAGTGGATCCTGGACGATCGCGGCCTGGTGAACGGCCTGGCCGAGAAGCTCGGCGTGATCTCCGGGCCGCTGCCGTTCCTCAGCGACCAATGGCTTTTGTTGCTCAGCGCAATCAGTCTGACGATCTGGAAGGGGCTCGGGTACTACATGATCATCTACCTGGCCGCCCTCGGGAACGTCGGCCGTGAGCTGCACGAAGCCGCCGCGGTCGACGGTGCGTCGGCCTTCCGCCGCTTCCTCAACGTGACGATCCCCGGAGTCAGGGGAACGATGGTGCTGATCTCGATCCTGATCTCGGTGTCGGCCCTGCGGGTCTTCTCCGAGCTGTTCATCCTGAGTGGCGGCAAGGGTGGTCCCGGTGGCCGGGACAACTCGGTGGTGATGCTGATCCAGCAGTACAGCCAGGGCTTCGAAGGCAACCTCGGCTATGCGTCGGCGCTGTCGATCGTGCTGTTCTTCGTCACCGTCGTACCGATGCTGGTGTTGGCCCGGATGAACAGGAAGGCGGCGGACGCATGA
- a CDS encoding ABC transporter substrate-binding protein — MRSRRLTGVAALAAAALTLAGCGLGSSDDTSSGSKPTVDANAQVTGAVSFQTWALKPKFTSYVEGVIKAFEAKYPGTKVTWLDQPGDGYDKKVLSQASAGDLPDVVNLPPDFALPLAKQNMLLDVGAADPKINEEYVEGGVQAYQYQGQTGTFGYPWYLNTDIDYWNATKFAAVGLDAKNPPKTFDELLAAAKVMHDKSGGKEYMMSRLPGIGDFTNAGVKVLSDDGKKFTFNTPEAVALLDKYAAAYKAGYLPRDILTQEYLGNSKLFTQNKVAWTTGGGNAIVDMQKDNPSLKGKIVASPALDTPPLYVQGLSVSAKTKNQAAAIALARFVTNAENQAAFAKIVNIFPSTKASANDPYFSKSDGTPESDAKVLAFESLAKAKALQPAVISGATNDFINQQISLAISGKVTSQQALDAAVAKANQLLAS, encoded by the coding sequence ATGCGTAGTCGTCGTCTGACCGGAGTGGCAGCTCTTGCCGCCGCGGCACTCACTCTTGCTGGTTGTGGCCTCGGTTCCTCCGACGACACGTCGTCCGGCAGCAAGCCGACCGTTGACGCGAACGCCCAGGTGACGGGTGCCGTCAGCTTCCAGACCTGGGCCCTCAAGCCGAAGTTCACCTCGTACGTCGAGGGCGTGATCAAGGCCTTCGAGGCGAAGTACCCGGGCACCAAGGTGACCTGGCTGGACCAGCCGGGTGACGGCTACGACAAGAAGGTGCTCAGCCAGGCCTCGGCCGGCGATCTGCCGGACGTCGTCAACCTGCCGCCGGACTTCGCGCTGCCGCTGGCCAAGCAGAACATGCTGCTCGACGTCGGTGCGGCGGACCCGAAGATCAACGAGGAGTACGTCGAGGGCGGCGTGCAGGCGTACCAGTACCAGGGCCAGACCGGCACCTTCGGCTACCCGTGGTACCTGAACACCGACATCGACTACTGGAACGCGACCAAGTTCGCGGCCGTCGGGCTGGACGCGAAGAACCCGCCGAAGACCTTCGACGAACTGCTCGCCGCGGCCAAGGTGATGCACGACAAGTCGGGCGGCAAGGAGTACATGATGAGCCGGCTGCCCGGCATCGGCGACTTCACCAACGCCGGCGTCAAGGTGCTGTCGGACGACGGCAAGAAGTTCACCTTCAACACCCCGGAGGCCGTCGCGCTGCTGGACAAGTACGCCGCCGCCTACAAGGCCGGCTACCTGCCGCGCGACATCCTGACCCAGGAGTACCTGGGCAACTCCAAGCTCTTCACCCAGAACAAGGTCGCCTGGACCACCGGCGGCGGCAACGCGATCGTCGACATGCAGAAGGACAACCCGTCGCTGAAGGGCAAGATCGTCGCGTCGCCGGCGCTGGACACCCCGCCGCTGTACGTCCAGGGCCTGTCCGTCTCGGCCAAGACCAAGAACCAGGCGGCCGCGATCGCGCTGGCCCGGTTCGTCACCAACGCCGAGAACCAGGCCGCGTTCGCGAAGATCGTCAACATCTTCCCGTCCACCAAGGCCTCGGCCAACGACCCGTACTTCTCCAAGTCGGACGGTACGCCGGAATCGGACGCCAAGGTGCTCGCGTTCGAGTCGCTGGCCAAGGCCAAGGCGCTGCAGCCGGCCGTGATCAGCGGGGCGACCAACGACTTCATCAACCAGCAGATCTCGCTGGCGATCTCCGGCAAGGTGACGTCCCAGCAGGCCCTCGACGCTGCGGTGGCCAAGGCCAACCAGCTGCTCGCCTCCTGA
- a CDS encoding LacI family DNA-binding transcriptional regulator, which yields MARPTIADIADKAGVSKGAVSFALNGRPGVSDATRARILQIAEQMSWRPHSAARALGASRVDSVGLVIARPARTLGVEPFFAHLLSGLQSGLSTHSISLQLLIVENTEAEIEVYKRWTSEHRVDGVILVDLTVRDPRIDALRALELPAVVIGGRGGKGALASVWADDRDAMLSIVDYLAALGHRRIAHVAGTPNFQHTQRRIRAVRDAAPRLGLIDAPSLTTDFSDAEGAATTRKLLSQADRPTAIVYDSDVMAVAGLGVAMEMGVSVPGDLSIVAFDDSILTQLMHPALTALSRDTFEFGRQAAEVLLEVIAHPENVINLRTADPVLTVRESTAPPSS from the coding sequence ATGGCACGACCGACCATTGCGGACATCGCTGACAAGGCGGGGGTCTCCAAGGGCGCGGTGTCCTTCGCGCTGAACGGGCGGCCCGGGGTGAGCGACGCGACCCGGGCGAGGATCCTGCAGATCGCCGAGCAGATGAGCTGGCGGCCGCACAGCGCCGCTCGCGCACTGGGCGCCTCGCGGGTGGACTCCGTCGGGCTGGTGATCGCCCGGCCGGCGCGCACGCTCGGCGTCGAACCGTTCTTCGCGCACCTGCTCTCCGGCCTGCAATCCGGGCTGTCCACGCACTCGATCTCGCTGCAGCTGCTGATCGTCGAGAACACCGAGGCGGAGATCGAGGTCTACAAGCGCTGGACCTCCGAACACCGCGTCGACGGCGTGATCCTGGTCGACCTCACCGTCCGTGACCCGCGGATCGACGCTCTCCGCGCGCTCGAACTGCCTGCAGTGGTGATCGGCGGCCGCGGCGGTAAAGGCGCGCTCGCCTCCGTCTGGGCCGACGACCGCGACGCGATGCTCTCGATCGTCGACTACCTCGCCGCACTCGGCCACCGCCGGATCGCCCACGTCGCCGGTACGCCGAACTTCCAGCACACCCAGCGCCGGATCCGTGCCGTCCGTGACGCCGCACCACGCCTCGGCCTGATCGATGCGCCGTCGCTGACCACCGACTTCAGCGACGCCGAAGGCGCTGCCACCACCCGCAAACTGCTCTCCCAGGCGGACCGCCCGACCGCGATCGTCTACGACAGCGACGTGATGGCCGTGGCCGGCCTGGGCGTCGCGATGGAGATGGGCGTCTCGGTCCCCGGCGACCTCTCGATCGTCGCCTTCGACGACTCGATCCTCACCCAGTTGATGCATCCCGCCCTCACGGCCCTGTCCCGCGACACCTTCGAGTTCGGCCGCCAGGCTGCCGAGGTGTTACTCGAAGTGATCGCCCATCCCGAGAACGTGATCAACCTGCGCACCGCCGATCCGGTCCTCACCGTCCGCGAGTCGACTGCCCCGCCCAGCTCCTGA
- a CDS encoding glycoside hydrolase 5 family protein has product MLSDPATPRFGANYVPSSGWFYSWLDYDPAAVRRDFADLAGLGLDHVRVFPIWPWIQPNRAIIRERAIDDLLDLIDAAAEHDLTVAVDLIQGHLSSFDFLPSWVLTWHKSSLFESETVRDGLTAYVDAVARAVATKPNVFAITLGNEVNNLWPDSSTTPEASTRWAHELLLTLKKAAPDVLALHSVFDDAWYKSDHPFLPADVVDLGDLSTVHSWVFNGVSRVDGPLGPATLTHADYLVELAAATSLDSSRPVWLQEIGVPGPDIPVDLQAEFTRRTVELVVHNPALWGITWWSSHDIDRRLLDFPDREYDLGLFTVDHHRKPAAQALADIITEIRTNGVHPQPATTLQCPANPRTQPAHRAELAPGSDFHRTWVEARTTGPVRIVFPT; this is encoded by the coding sequence ATGCTCTCGGATCCCGCCACGCCCCGGTTCGGCGCGAACTACGTCCCGTCGTCGGGGTGGTTCTACAGCTGGCTCGACTACGACCCGGCGGCGGTCCGCCGGGACTTCGCCGATCTGGCCGGGCTCGGCCTGGACCACGTGCGCGTGTTCCCCATCTGGCCGTGGATCCAGCCGAACCGGGCGATCATCCGCGAGCGCGCGATCGACGACCTGCTCGACCTGATCGACGCGGCCGCCGAGCACGACCTGACCGTCGCGGTCGACCTGATCCAGGGTCACCTGTCGAGCTTCGACTTCCTGCCGTCGTGGGTGCTCACCTGGCACAAGAGCAGCCTCTTCGAGAGCGAGACGGTCCGCGACGGACTCACCGCGTATGTCGATGCGGTGGCGCGTGCGGTGGCCACCAAGCCCAACGTCTTCGCGATCACCCTGGGCAACGAGGTCAACAACCTCTGGCCGGACAGCTCGACCACCCCCGAGGCCTCCACCCGCTGGGCCCACGAGCTGCTGTTGACGCTGAAGAAGGCCGCGCCCGATGTGCTCGCGCTGCACTCGGTCTTCGACGACGCCTGGTACAAGTCCGACCACCCGTTCCTCCCGGCCGACGTGGTCGACCTGGGTGATCTGAGCACCGTCCACTCGTGGGTATTCAACGGGGTCTCACGGGTGGACGGCCCGCTCGGTCCGGCGACGCTGACGCATGCTGATTACCTGGTCGAGCTCGCGGCCGCCACCTCGCTGGACAGCTCGCGACCTGTCTGGCTGCAGGAGATCGGCGTACCGGGCCCTGACATCCCCGTCGACCTGCAGGCCGAGTTCACCCGTCGTACCGTCGAACTGGTCGTCCACAACCCCGCCCTCTGGGGCATCACCTGGTGGTCCTCCCACGACATCGACCGCCGGCTGCTCGACTTCCCCGACCGCGAGTACGACCTAGGCCTCTTCACCGTCGACCACCACCGCAAACCGGCTGCCCAAGCCCTGGCCGACATCATCACGGAGATCCGCACCAACGGCGTCCACCCCCAACCGGCCACCACCCTCCAATGCCCGGCCAACCCACGCACCCAGCCCGCCCACCGCGCAGAACTAGCCCCCGGCAGCGACTTCCACCGCACCTGGGTCGAAGCCCGCACGACCGGCCCAGTCCGCATCGTCTTCCCCACCTGA
- a CDS encoding TetR/AcrR family transcriptional regulator, translated as MTDEPAQLPPGLALSWGVYPVQRRGPKPAFTVDQIVATGTEFGDSQGFEAISLQKIAAHLGVSTNALYRYISSKDELIVLVAEKAWGRPPEYILQAPGWREGARAWVKAQVDRYAERPWLLDVPIRGAPVTPNLLHWVETLLRVMADTGLSQHDALGCAVLFDGYVRSYASLARQLAASDSAPVESAAVGAFLVPRLQSAGYDQLLAMYTNHEYEDTLGDDLDFGLDRILDGIQTLIDRRP; from the coding sequence ATGACCGACGAGCCGGCGCAGCTACCGCCCGGCCTCGCCCTGTCCTGGGGCGTGTACCCGGTCCAGCGCCGCGGCCCGAAGCCCGCCTTCACGGTCGACCAGATCGTGGCCACCGGCACCGAGTTCGGCGACAGCCAGGGCTTCGAGGCGATCTCGCTGCAGAAGATCGCGGCCCACCTGGGCGTCAGCACCAACGCGCTCTACCGGTACATCAGCTCCAAGGACGAGCTGATCGTGCTCGTCGCCGAGAAGGCCTGGGGCCGCCCACCGGAGTACATCCTGCAAGCACCCGGCTGGCGTGAAGGAGCCCGCGCCTGGGTCAAAGCACAGGTCGACCGGTACGCCGAACGCCCCTGGTTGCTCGACGTACCGATCCGCGGCGCCCCCGTCACGCCAAACCTCCTGCACTGGGTCGAGACCTTGCTGCGCGTGATGGCCGACACCGGCCTGAGCCAGCACGACGCCCTCGGCTGCGCCGTCCTCTTCGACGGCTACGTCCGCAGCTACGCGAGCCTGGCCCGCCAACTAGCCGCCAGCGACTCAGCCCCAGTCGAGTCAGCTGCAGTAGGCGCCTTCCTGGTCCCACGCCTCCAGTCAGCCGGCTACGACCAACTCCTCGCCATGTACACCAACCACGAATACGAAGACACCCTCGGCGACGACCTCGACTTCGGCCTCGACCGCATCCTCGACGGCATCCAGACCCTCATCGACCGGCGTCCTTGA
- a CDS encoding ABC transporter ATP-binding protein has translation MNAPVELSEVQKVYGSGPSAVTALGGVSYSFAQGTFTAVMGPSGSGKSTLLHCAAGLDEPSSGEVHLAGTPLRGLDETALTELRREHVAFVFQAFNLMPALTVRQNIVLPQTLAGRTPDEAWVTEVIRRVGLSERTRHRPSELSGGQQQRVAIARALAGSAAITFADEPTGALDTQTALEVLTLLRDQARASGQTIVMVTHDPVAASYADKVVFLVDGQIVSESPAPTAESVAAELAKLSRLTSSRAGVTR, from the coding sequence ATGAATGCTCCGGTTGAGCTGAGCGAAGTACAGAAGGTGTACGGATCCGGGCCCAGCGCGGTCACCGCGCTGGGCGGGGTGAGCTACTCCTTTGCCCAAGGCACCTTCACGGCGGTGATGGGGCCGTCCGGTTCCGGCAAGAGCACGTTGCTGCATTGTGCCGCCGGGCTGGATGAGCCCAGCTCGGGTGAGGTCCACCTGGCCGGTACGCCGTTGCGTGGCCTTGACGAGACCGCGTTGACGGAACTCCGGCGTGAGCATGTCGCCTTCGTCTTCCAGGCGTTCAACCTGATGCCTGCGTTGACCGTCCGGCAGAACATCGTCCTGCCGCAGACGTTGGCCGGGCGGACGCCGGATGAGGCTTGGGTGACCGAGGTCATCCGGAGGGTCGGGCTGAGTGAGCGGACCAGGCACCGGCCGAGTGAGTTGTCGGGCGGTCAGCAGCAGCGGGTCGCGATCGCTCGCGCGCTGGCCGGGTCGGCGGCGATCACCTTCGCGGATGAGCCGACCGGAGCGCTGGACACGCAGACGGCGCTCGAGGTACTGACGCTGTTGCGGGACCAGGCCCGCGCCTCCGGCCAGACGATCGTGATGGTCACGCATGACCCGGTCGCGGCCTCGTACGCCGACAAGGTCGTCTTCCTCGTCGACGGCCAGATCGTGTCGGAGTCCCCCGCGCCGACTGCGGAAAGCGTCGCCGCGGAGCTCGCCAAACTCTCCCGTTTGACTTCCTCCAGAGCAGGTGTGACGAGATGA
- a CDS encoding ABC transporter permease has product MIRLALSSLRFRTAAFLAIFVAVLLGSSLMSAAGGLLETGLRLNAAPQRLAAAPIIVIGRPAYHPPNGSGSVAYPERHGVDPALVAKLAGVGGVAQAIPDVSFPAALASGVAPGEEGVASGKDSDGSGKDSAGSGNAVLAGHAWASAALTPYKLISGTAPAAGQVVLDGRLAGNAKPGDKVTVIVSGTAREFVLAGVASAQRGVDVPSIFFAAADTPARVDAIGVFPAAGVIAADLAKRLQLPEGVTALTGDDRGAAEFAGIATSLPLIILSGVFGGMVAVVMALVVSATIGLSVRQRRRELALLRASGATPGQVRKMVVAETMLVAIIALAAGLLLGRTMGHWIFGMLSGNGVVPAALRFDQGPLPFAGAAVLTLVILRLTVGFAAGRAAKIRPIQALTEAAVPPVVIGRVRLIIGAVFAAATVGVGVSTIFMSPTNAAAIGGPAVLTGSIAVAVLGPLVIRAMLTSRVTGFLERRAGTNGVLAVINLRVRAVQFAAILVPIMLATAIALGNIYSQTTQQKAAVEAYTDNLIANTVITSETGGIPAGLFDEVRSAPGVTAASELVRSKGWIEEPYDTTHTSDPWPLLGLNGPVYKGKVRAGSLDQLTGETVALPPGAAKHLKVGVGDQIGVRLGDDALIKVKIVALVDGTSGYESILLPSALLAAHTTAGLPSQILLKTSKPVDLQKWPGTTVGGRSLLSAEYDAGLGIDAWIAYLLAAIAIAYTAIASINTIAVAVLDRRREFGLQRLTGSTRKQVSKMLYLENLVIAALGLVLGLVAACFSVFPIAIATRGWPLPSGPIWVLLGWIVLVLLLVLPVTGIAGRLAMRAKPMDAVNSPAG; this is encoded by the coding sequence ATGATCCGGCTCGCGTTGTCCAGCTTGCGGTTCCGTACCGCGGCGTTCCTGGCGATCTTCGTCGCCGTGCTGCTTGGTAGCTCGCTGATGTCGGCCGCTGGCGGCTTGCTCGAGACGGGGCTGCGGTTGAATGCCGCACCGCAACGGCTCGCGGCTGCGCCGATCATCGTGATCGGGCGGCCCGCGTACCATCCGCCGAACGGCTCGGGGTCCGTCGCGTACCCCGAGCGCCACGGTGTCGACCCGGCGCTGGTCGCCAAGCTCGCTGGCGTCGGGGGCGTCGCGCAGGCGATCCCGGACGTCTCGTTCCCCGCAGCCCTCGCCTCCGGCGTCGCTCCCGGCGAGGAGGGCGTTGCTTCCGGCAAGGACAGCGATGGGTCCGGGAAGGACAGTGCTGGGTCCGGCAACGCGGTGCTGGCCGGCCATGCGTGGGCATCGGCTGCGCTTACGCCGTACAAGCTGATCTCCGGTACTGCGCCCGCGGCCGGTCAGGTCGTCCTCGATGGCCGGCTGGCGGGTAATGCCAAGCCGGGCGACAAGGTGACGGTCATCGTGAGTGGCACGGCTCGGGAGTTCGTGCTGGCTGGGGTGGCCTCGGCCCAGCGCGGGGTCGATGTGCCGTCGATCTTCTTCGCGGCGGCTGATACGCCTGCTCGCGTCGACGCGATCGGTGTTTTTCCAGCAGCTGGTGTTATTGCCGCCGACCTCGCCAAGCGACTCCAACTCCCCGAGGGTGTGACTGCGCTGACCGGGGACGATCGGGGCGCGGCTGAGTTTGCCGGGATCGCGACGAGTCTTCCGCTCATCATCCTGTCGGGCGTGTTCGGTGGCATGGTCGCTGTGGTGATGGCACTGGTCGTGTCCGCGACCATCGGGTTGTCCGTTCGGCAGCGGCGTCGGGAGCTCGCGTTGCTGCGGGCGAGCGGTGCGACGCCCGGTCAGGTCCGCAAGATGGTCGTCGCCGAAACGATGCTGGTGGCAATCATCGCGCTGGCTGCGGGGCTGCTGCTGGGTCGGACGATGGGTCACTGGATCTTCGGGATGCTGAGCGGCAATGGCGTAGTACCGGCTGCTCTGCGGTTCGATCAGGGGCCGCTGCCGTTTGCGGGGGCTGCTGTGCTGACGCTGGTGATTCTGCGGCTGACGGTCGGGTTCGCCGCTGGGCGTGCAGCGAAGATCAGGCCGATCCAGGCGTTGACGGAGGCTGCGGTACCGCCGGTTGTGATCGGTCGGGTGCGGCTGATCATCGGCGCGGTCTTCGCTGCGGCGACGGTCGGGGTGGGGGTGTCGACGATCTTCATGAGCCCGACGAATGCAGCTGCGATCGGTGGGCCGGCTGTGCTCACGGGGTCGATCGCGGTTGCCGTGCTCGGGCCGCTGGTGATTCGCGCGATGCTCACCAGCCGGGTCACGGGATTTCTGGAGCGGCGCGCGGGGACGAACGGCGTACTGGCTGTGATCAACCTGCGAGTCCGGGCTGTGCAGTTCGCGGCGATTCTGGTGCCGATCATGCTGGCCACGGCGATTGCGCTGGGCAACATCTACTCGCAGACGACGCAGCAGAAGGCGGCCGTCGAGGCGTACACGGACAATCTGATCGCCAATACCGTCATCACGAGCGAGACGGGTGGTATTCCGGCGGGGTTGTTCGATGAGGTTCGGAGTGCGCCGGGGGTAACGGCGGCTTCGGAGCTGGTTCGGAGCAAGGGCTGGATCGAGGAGCCGTACGACACCACGCACACGAGCGATCCGTGGCCGTTGCTCGGGCTGAATGGGCCTGTTTACAAGGGGAAAGTCCGCGCTGGGTCGCTGGATCAGCTCACCGGAGAGACCGTTGCGCTGCCGCCGGGTGCGGCCAAGCATCTGAAGGTCGGCGTCGGGGATCAGATCGGTGTCCGGCTGGGTGATGACGCACTGATCAAGGTGAAGATCGTGGCGCTGGTCGACGGCACTTCGGGGTACGAGTCGATCTTGTTGCCTTCGGCATTGTTGGCGGCGCATACGACGGCCGGGTTGCCTTCGCAGATCTTGTTGAAGACGTCCAAGCCGGTGGACCTGCAGAAGTGGCCGGGGACGACGGTTGGTGGGCGGTCGTTGCTCTCCGCGGAGTACGACGCGGGGCTCGGGATCGATGCTTGGATCGCGTACCTGCTGGCGGCGATCGCGATCGCCTATACCGCGATCGCCTCGATCAACACGATCGCTGTGGCGGTACTCGATCGGCGGCGCGAGTTCGGTTTGCAGCGGCTGACCGGGTCGACGCGCAAGCAGGTCTCGAAGATGCTCTACCTGGAGAATCTGGTGATCGCGGCCCTCGGGCTCGTACTCGGCCTGGTCGCCGCTTGTTTCAGCGTCTTCCCGATCGCGATCGCCACCCGGGGCTGGCCCCTGCCGTCCGGACCGATCTGGGTCCTGCTCGGCTGGATCGTGCTCGTCCTGCTGCTGGTCCTGCCGGTCACGGGCATCGCGGGCCGCCTGGCGATGCGCGCCAAGCCCATGGACGCCGTCAACTCTCCAGCTGGCTGA
- a CDS encoding SseB family protein yields MQPERKLAFTGFDDDDGSADAALGAALVQRDHGAILAALTKARLLVPVVAMLGEVEYDERGLAHDKTSDMAVALLKGQDGRNALLAFTSTESLKLWSPEARPMPAQAQLVATAAIQEGAAAIVLDVAGPAPAVIETDDVRRVAAGLQVVRLEDGGYGWISTGE; encoded by the coding sequence GTGCAACCAGAACGCAAGCTTGCCTTCACCGGGTTCGATGACGACGACGGGTCGGCTGATGCCGCCCTCGGCGCGGCGTTGGTTCAGCGGGACCACGGGGCGATTCTGGCGGCGTTGACCAAGGCGCGGCTGCTGGTGCCGGTGGTGGCGATGCTTGGCGAGGTCGAGTACGACGAACGCGGGCTGGCGCATGACAAGACGTCGGACATGGCTGTGGCGCTGCTCAAGGGCCAGGACGGGCGCAACGCGCTGCTGGCGTTCACGAGCACCGAGAGCCTGAAGCTCTGGAGCCCGGAGGCGCGGCCGATGCCCGCTCAGGCGCAGCTGGTCGCGACCGCCGCGATCCAGGAGGGTGCCGCCGCGATCGTCCTCGACGTGGCCGGCCCCGCTCCGGCGGTGATCGAGACCGACGACGTACGCCGGGTAGCCGCCGGCCTCCAGGTGGTCAGACTGGAAGACGGCGGCTACGGCTGGATCTCCACCGGCGAGTGA
- a CDS encoding uridine kinase family protein produces MTIDSLLDHVQAAPARLGKTRLISIDGPAGSGKSTLADRFAARAEARGVHTRVLHMDDLYDGWDGAVRGFALLRDHVLTRLADGREGRYRRYDWAAGAYAELHLVPATVELLIVEGVTSCDRDADTWQSLKIWIETTNEIRLDRGIERDGEALRDHWLEWMRWERDHFASENTRTRANLTVDGNPTLPHDPALELITKSVNLPHDSAAS; encoded by the coding sequence GTGACCATCGACAGCCTGCTCGACCACGTCCAGGCGGCTCCCGCCCGGCTCGGCAAGACCCGGCTGATCAGCATCGACGGCCCGGCCGGATCCGGCAAGAGCACCCTGGCCGACCGCTTCGCCGCGCGTGCGGAGGCGCGCGGCGTGCACACCCGGGTACTACACATGGACGACCTGTACGACGGTTGGGACGGCGCAGTACGGGGTTTCGCGCTCCTGCGTGACCACGTGCTGACCCGCCTGGCCGACGGCCGCGAGGGACGGTACCGGCGGTACGACTGGGCGGCCGGCGCGTACGCCGAGCTCCACCTGGTACCGGCGACCGTCGAGCTGCTGATCGTCGAGGGCGTCACCTCCTGCGACCGCGACGCCGACACCTGGCAGTCGCTGAAGATCTGGATCGAGACGACCAACGAGATCCGCCTCGACCGCGGCATCGAACGCGACGGCGAGGCGCTCCGCGACCACTGGCTCGAGTGGATGCGCTGGGAGCGCGACCACTTCGCCTCCGAGAACACCCGAACCCGAGCCAACCTGACAGTCGACGGCAACCCCACCCTCCCGCACGACCCGGCCCTGGAGCTCATCACCAAGTCCGTCAACCTCCCCCACGACTCCGCGGCCAGCTAA
- a CDS encoding aldose 1-epimerase family protein, with protein sequence MSVLPSGDQWTIRAGEYSGTVVSVGGGLRGLSYAGREVLLGYPEDQPARAGIGQHLFPWPNRITDGKYTFQGVDQQLYLTEPARNNAIHGLTRWANWERLDDGSDESFVEVGYRLHGQPGYPHQLDLTLTYQLDATNGLTVAARAVNVGAGDAPYGYGTHPYLTVGRQIDECELEFTAADWLEVTPDRLSPIGLAPVAGSQYDFGQARKLQDLDIDNAFTNLPDAWEVRLTDPATGNSARLTSDTKWMQLYTANALGRVGLAVEPMTCPPDAFISGDDLVVLKPGDAHTTSFRVSI encoded by the coding sequence ATGAGCGTCTTGCCGTCGGGTGACCAGTGGACTATTCGCGCCGGGGAGTACTCCGGAACCGTGGTGAGCGTGGGAGGTGGGTTGCGCGGGCTCTCGTACGCCGGACGCGAAGTCCTCCTCGGCTACCCCGAGGACCAACCCGCGCGCGCCGGGATCGGTCAGCACTTGTTTCCGTGGCCGAACCGGATCACGGATGGCAAGTACACGTTCCAAGGCGTCGACCAGCAGCTGTACCTGACTGAGCCGGCGCGGAACAACGCGATCCACGGGCTGACCCGCTGGGCCAACTGGGAGCGCCTCGACGACGGGAGCGACGAGTCATTCGTCGAGGTCGGCTATCGGTTGCACGGGCAGCCGGGGTATCCGCATCAGCTGGACCTGACCCTCACGTATCAGCTCGACGCGACCAACGGCCTCACCGTCGCTGCCCGCGCGGTCAACGTCGGGGCCGGCGACGCGCCATACGGGTATGGGACGCACCCGTACCTCACCGTCGGCCGCCAGATCGACGAGTGCGAGCTCGAGTTCACGGCCGCCGACTGGCTGGAGGTCACCCCGGACCGGCTGAGCCCTATCGGACTCGCACCGGTGGCCGGCTCGCAGTACGACTTCGGTCAGGCTCGCAAACTCCAGGATCTGGACATCGACAACGCCTTCACCAACTTGCCCGACGCCTGGGAGGTCCGCCTGACCGACCCCGCGACCGGCAACTCGGCGAGGCTCACCAGCGACACCAAGTGGATGCAGCTCTACACGGCCAACGCTCTCGGCCGGGTGGGACTGGCGGTCGAGCCCATGACCTGTCCGCCGGACGCGTTCATCAGCGGCGACGATCTCGTCGTACTGAAGCCCGGCGACGCACACACCACGAGCTTCAGGGTCAGTATCTAA